The nucleotide window GATCGGCGCCGCATTCGGGAAACCGGTGGAGGGACCATCGCCGCTCGCCGAAAGCGACGAATTGATCGATGAGTTGTTCCGAGCGGATGCGATTGCGATCGGGGTGCCGATGTACAACTTCGGCATGCCTGCGGCCTTGAAGGCGTATCTCGACCAGATCGTGCGGGTCGGTCGCACCTTCGACTTCCGGGCTGAAGCAGAGAATCCCTACCTGCCGCTGATCCCCAGCAAGCCGGTGGTGGCGGTGGCCTCGATGGGTGCAGGTGGTTTCGAGCCCGGTGGGGAAATGGCGAACCTGAATTTCCTGGAGCCCCATCTTGCCACGGTCCTGGGCTTCGTCGGGTTGGATCGTTTCAGCGTGGTGCGGGCGCAGTATGAGGAATTCAAGGACGAGCGATGGCGGCTCAGTGTGGCCGCCGCGGAAATGGCCGTGGATGCCTGGGTGGATGGCCTGGAAGTCTGAGGGCTGGAGTCATTTGACGAGGCAGGCCCGCAGGCGATCCGTTAGAAAAAGCTGCTCCGCCTTCACGGCGGTGAGTTGGAGCGCCCGGGTGAAGGACGCGGCGGCGGCTTCTTGGTCGCCGAGGCGTTCCTGGAAATCGCCCAGCACGGCGTGCAGGAGGTAATAGCGCTCCAGTTGTCCGCTTTTCCAGATCGGTTCCAGCGCGGCGATGCCCGCCTCCGCACCATGCACTTCCGCGCTGGCGACGGCGCGGTTGAGCGCGACCACCGGGGAATCGCTGATGGTCAGCCAGCGGTCGTAGTGGGCGAGGATGCCCGGCCAGTGGGTGGAGGCGGCATCGGGCGCGGTGCTGTGGATGGCGGCGATGCCGGCCTGGAGATGGTATTCGGTCACCTCATCGCCGCGGGCGGCGAGAGCGAGGTGGCGCAGGCCGCGGCCGATCATGCCACGATCCCACAGCGAGCGGTCCTGATCCCTCAGAAGCAGGATATTTCCCTGCAAGTCCTCGCGCGCTGGCAGCCGTGCGGCGCTGAGCAACATGAGCGCCAGCAGGGCGTGCATGCGCGGATGCGCGGCGGCGGGATGCTGGATGAGGGCATCGGCGAGGCGGATCGCCTCATGGCAAAGCTCCGCGCGGATCACGCTGTCACCGTTGGACGCACTGTAGCCTTCATTGAAGAGCAGATAGAGGATGCGCAGCACGCCATCGAGCCGCGGAGAGAGCTCCTCACCGGCGGGGATTTCAAACGGAATGCCCGCCTCGGCAATACGCTGGCGGGCGCGGGTGAGGCGCTTGGCGATGGCTGCCTCGGTAGTGAGAAAGGCGCTGGCGATCTCGGCGGGGCTGAAGGCGCAGAGTGTTTTCAACGCGAGCGCTGTTTGCGCATCCTGCGGGATGTCCGGATGACAGCACGCGAACATCAGCCGCAGGCGGCCGTCCTTGATCTCATCCTCGAAGCGCGGCGTCTCCTCACCGGAGTCCGGCCATTGTTCGAGAGAGGCGGTGATTTCGGGGAGCTTGTCGTGGAAGAATTTTTCGCGGCGGATCAAATCGAGTGCGCGGCGTTTCGCCGTCTGCATCAGCCAGGCGGCGGGATTATCCGGGATGCCGTGATACGGCCAGGTTTGCAGCGCACGGACCATCGCCTCCTGCACCACGTCCTCGGCGAGTTGCAGCCGGTGGATGCCGAAGATGCCCGTTAGTGCGGAGACAAGCTTACCCGCCTCATGACGGAAGAGGTGGTCGGTGAGGCGGGGGATTTCTGAGGCGGGCTGGCTCACGGAGGCGGTGGATCAAGGACGCAGCGTGTTTGTGCGGTAGAACGATCTCCCATAGATCTTCCCATCCGTCGTGGTGGACAACCGGACGTAATAGCGGGCTTCGGAACTTCCGGATTGGGCGAATTGGAGATTGTCCGAGAAGGCGAAGTAAAAAGTTCGCCCGACCAATACCCGGGGCGTGTTGGACTTGCTATAGTCAGGCTCGACATGAGCCGTCTCCACGGCATGGACGTAGATGTCCAGTATCCGCTTCGCGTGCAGGATCGTACGGATCTGTGACGAGGACTTTTCCAACCGCGTCTTCAGCGACGGATCTTGCGAGAGTCGCAGCTGCCATAAGTTTGGTTGTGGGGCTGGTTTGGTGGCGCAAGCGGACAATAGGACCGCAACAAGAACGACGGGAACGAACTTCATTTCCGTTTCAGTCAAACGAACCGGAAGCGGCTGGTCAATCCAGCCGCTTCCTTGGAAATATCGACCTACGCCTGTACAGACGCGGCGGCTTCCTCAAGGGCCATGCGCTCGATGGGGCAGGACGGGGCGACCGGGCGGACCTCCACGATGATTCCATGGGGCAGGCCGGGGCATTGTTTCGCGATCTCCACGGCTTCCTCGATGCTCCCGGTACTGACGTAGAAATAGCCGCCGACGGCTTCCTTCGACTCGGCGAAAGGGCCGTCCGCGACGTTCGCGTTTTTACCGGTGATGACGCGGCCCTCGTTTTCCAGCGGGCTGGCGGCGATGAGACGGCCGTCGTTCTTGAGTCCTTCGACCCAGTCGTTCCAGCGGCTCATGACGTTCTGGATCTCATCCATCGAGAGCTCGTTGCACCAGTCGGTGCCACGGAAGAGGATGAGATGGCCGGTGCTATGGGTGGGGATGATCATGGGATGTGGTGGTTGGAGTTTGGAAAAGAAAATCAAGAGACGAGAGTGGTGAAGCCGCCGAAGACCATGCGGTTGCAATCGAAAGGCATGCTCGGGGAATCCATCATGGGCTTCATGCGTGGATCTTCCATCACTGCGGCATTGATGGCATCG belongs to Luteolibacter ambystomatis and includes:
- a CDS encoding YciI family protein, with protein sequence MIIPTHSTGHLILFRGTDWCNELSMDEIQNVMSRWNDWVEGLKNDGRLIAASPLENEGRVITGKNANVADGPFAESKEAVGGYFYVSTGSIEEAVEIAKQCPGLPHGIIVEVRPVAPSCPIERMALEEAAASVQA
- a CDS encoding RNA polymerase sigma factor produces the protein MSQPASEIPRLTDHLFRHEAGKLVSALTGIFGIHRLQLAEDVVQEAMVRALQTWPYHGIPDNPAAWLMQTAKRRALDLIRREKFFHDKLPEITASLEQWPDSGEETPRFEDEIKDGRLRLMFACCHPDIPQDAQTALALKTLCAFSPAEIASAFLTTEAAIAKRLTRARQRIAEAGIPFEIPAGEELSPRLDGVLRILYLLFNEGYSASNGDSVIRAELCHEAIRLADALIQHPAAAHPRMHALLALMLLSAARLPAREDLQGNILLLRDQDRSLWDRGMIGRGLRHLALAARGDEVTEYHLQAGIAAIHSTAPDAASTHWPGILAHYDRWLTISDSPVVALNRAVASAEVHGAEAGIAALEPIWKSGQLERYYLLHAVLGDFQERLGDQEAAAASFTRALQLTAVKAEQLFLTDRLRACLVK
- a CDS encoding FMN-dependent NADH-azoreductase, with the protein product MKKTLLVLDSSARTNRSITRSLTARLTERWRGRWQSAEVIHRDLGRNPPQAISEAWIGAAFGKPVEGPSPLAESDELIDELFRADAIAIGVPMYNFGMPAALKAYLDQIVRVGRTFDFRAEAENPYLPLIPSKPVVAVASMGAGGFEPGGEMANLNFLEPHLATVLGFVGLDRFSVVRAQYEEFKDERWRLSVAAAEMAVDAWVDGLEV